The following are encoded together in the Argopecten irradians isolate NY chromosome 5, Ai_NY, whole genome shotgun sequence genome:
- the LOC138324229 gene encoding uncharacterized protein, which translates to MGYKDEDVEIEITLVNPNKVDTVAYLSFHSSYLLPTNEVLLKTGQHDSISIPLDKFVVNESCKSIKGIRIGSDLPILVYGSSRSTIRSSTDFFLSIPQKALGKVYSVITGLNRAQLLVVGLHSNTSVNITVQSRYNASYQNTIYQSGQTIEETLNEYETLLVENAGKYPFTDFSGTRIRSSAQVSVFSGNGFSGSSIQVEQLPTVALWGTYHIALPPDENTIYNMTIVAVCNDTHISIECSNHPEMTYTLQTGNFLRFPPSAAVCFILTSEPVEIAIEIDGGGMDATMTILQPMRRIHLGYFVFHLPAFRIDMQYTLVVTAYCNTSLRLDDATLPLFKVATTDGHSSVCTGIQAIDNGTHAISSSDSAAFFISGYLYGRERHQTEAMPLVPYLDGVSVNHVNL; encoded by the coding sequence ATGGGTTACAAGGATGAGGATGTTGAAATAGAGATTACACTTGTTAACCCAAACAAGGTTGATACAGTTGCATATCTTTCTTTTCATTCAAGTTATTTGCTTCCAACCAATGAGGTTTTACTGAAAACTGGACAACATGATTCTATCAGCATACCTCTTGATAAGTTTGTTGTGAACGAGTCTTGTAAATCTATTAAAGGTATTCGGATCGGCTCTGATCTCCCCATACTTGTTTATGGTAGCAGCAGATCGACAATCCGTTCATCAACAGATTTCTTTCTCAGCATTCCACAGAAAGCGTTGGGAAAGGTGTACTCTGTAATTACAGGGCTCAATAGAGCCCAGCTACTTGTTGTTGGCCTCCATTCCAACACATCAGTGAATATAACTGTTCAGTCGCGCTACAATGCatcatatcaaaatacaatttaccaATCTGGACAAACAATCGAAGAAACATTGAATGAATACGAAACACTATTGGTAGAAAATGCCGGAAAATATCCCTTTACGGATTTCTCTGGTACAAGGATACGGTCATCTGCGCAAGTCAGTGTGTTTAGTGGAAATGGGTTCTCCGGATCAAGCATTCAAGTCGAACAACTTCCAACAGTGGCATTGTGGGGCACGTATCATATTGCTCTCCCGCCAGACGAGAACACTATATACAACATGACAATTGTTGCTGTGTGTAACGATACCCATATCAGCATCGAATGTTCAAATCATCCTGAAATGACTTATACACTGCAGACTGGCAATTTCCTTCGATTTCCACCTTCAGCAGCAGTGTGCTTCATTTTGACCTCAGAACCTGTGGAAATAGCGATTGAAATTGATGGAGGTGGCATGGACGCAACTATGACCATACTACAGCCGATGAGAAGAATACATCTCGGATATTTTGTGTTTCATTTGCCAGCTTTTAGAATTGATATGCAATATACGTTGGTAGTCACTGCCTACTGTAATACTTCTCTCCGACTTGATGATGCTACTCTACCCCTGTTCAAGGTGGCGACTACTGATGGACATTCATCTGTTTGCACGGGGATTCAGGCGATTGATAATGGTACACACGCTATCAGTAGCTCAGATAGCGCGGCCTTCTTCATTTCTGGATATCTGTATGGACGGGAACGCCACCAAACCGAAGCAATGCCTCTAGTACCATACCTGGACGGGGTGAGTGTAAAtcatgtaaacttataa
- the LOC138322720 gene encoding uncharacterized protein, whose amino-acid sequence MSRGVRDLRELICVSRLTFRASDDEEPQFLSDEEVVVKDFDQLSISSSDSVGGIEARNGGRHISPDSGCVTNGSTPPEIPMEEEVPTSPIVVKSPPIPAKVGKTRRKKKRTPHKALSTEPSRHELPKPPRIPPLRSQNKKSFSSDNDSDVDMESRPLHRYGSQMTKSQAEGNFDDILCYMDATVVSNWLERANSMVSDITTFCNSEDNFVTFAHFWFSGFEDVQKIELFDLEHSILIEEMSFAFAVGKDQGKVNQRDINNFIRALFREYPDKLLSTKGPNMFLNHLDVLSSQKHAQYKTLLSDVKCSTKNKQYAQWILATRSFALVSVWSAVVNFYRNLLGKVSPIRPSSSRTSADEDINLTRLGQAIRLGFVDVVHYYFTEGHVKPHLIDTHGRTFIFSAVMYNQCNVLHYLISRVKPAIDVNQPADTGNTPLHAAANSGNDRLVEILLKCPNIDVNVINPQCESATPLHLAMMHGHKNVVEMLIKAKADWSLKMGDMTAEDIAKQFGSFSTLRVLRECSGL is encoded by the exons atgaGTCGTGGTGTAAGAGATTTGCGTGAACTGATATGTGTGTCACGTCTGACATTTCGGGCCAGTGATGACGAAGAACCCCAGTTTCTCTCTGATGAAGAGGTGGTAGTAAAAGACTTTGATCAGTTATCAATAAGTAGTTCGGACTCCGTTGGAGGCATTGAGGCTAGAAATGGAGGACGACACATATCTCCAGACTCGGGCTGTGTCACTAATGGCAGCACTCCTCCAGAAATACCAATGGAGGAGGAAGTGCCAACCTCGCCCATTGTTGTCAAATCTCCGCCCATCCCAGCCAAGGTTGGAAAGACCAGGAGGAAGAAGAAAAGGACTCCACATAAAGCATTAAGCACAGAACCCTCTAGACATGAATTACCAAAACCACCCCGAATCCCTCCATTGCGATCTCAAAACAAGAAAAGTTTCAGCTCTGATAACGACTCTGATGTGGACATGGAATCTAGGCCTTTACATAGGTATGGTTCACAAATGACAAAGTCTCAGGCTGAGGGGAACTTTGATGACATCTTGTGTTACATGGATGCCACTGTTGTCTCCAACTGGTTAGAAAGAGCCAACAGTATGGTGTCAgatataacaacattttgtaacAGCGAGGATAACTTTGTTACATTCGCACATTTCTGGTTTTCTGGTTTTGAAGATGTTCAGAAAATTGAATTGTTTGATCTAGAGCATAGTATTCTAATTGAGGAAATGAGCTTTGCTTTTGCTGTAGGGAAAGACCAGGGCAAAGTGAATCAAAGAGACATTAATAACTTTATCAGAGCCTTGTTCAGAGAATACCCAGATAAACTGCTCAGTACCAAGGGACCCAATATGTTCTTGAACCACTTGGATGTTCTGTCTTCTCAGAAACATGCTCAGTATAAGACACTGCTGTCAGATGTGAAGTGTTCTACCAAAAACAAACAGTATGCTCAGTGGATACTGGCCACTCGTTCTTTTGCCTTAGTTAGTGTGTGGTCAGCAGTGGTGAACTTTTATCGCAATCTACTGGGAAAGGTATCGCCAATAAGACCGTCCTCAAGTCGCACTTCTGCTGATGAGGACATCAACCTGACGAGACTAGGACAGGCCATCAGACTGGGATTTGTAGATGTAGTGCACTACTACTTCACTGAAGGTCATGTCAAGCCACACTTGATCGATACACATGGTCGCACCTTTATCTTTTCCGCTGTCATGTACAACCAGTGTAATGTCCTGCATTACTTGATCAGCAGG GTGAAGCCTGCGATAGATGTGAACCAGCCTGCAGACACCGGTAACACACCACTACATGCAGCAGCTAACAGTGGCAATGATCGCCTTGTTGAAATTCTGCTGAAATGTCCTAACATCGATGTAAATGTCATCAATCCACAGTGTGAGAGTGCCACTCCTTTACACCTGGCCATGATGCACG GACACAAAAATGTTGTTGAGATGCTTATCAAAGCAAAAGCTGACTGGTCTCTGAAGATGGGAGATATGACAGCAGAGGACATTGCGAAACAGTTTGGTAGCTTTTCTACGTTACGGGTGCTGAGAGAATGTTCAGGACTATAG
- the LOC138322721 gene encoding L-xylulose reductase-like, protein MEISFHGKRALVTGAGKGIGREIAKKLVECGAETFALSRTQADLDSLKSEVTSMNIVQADLQDWDGSRKILEQLGPIDLLVNNAGVSSPAPFMEVKKEQLDFTYDINVKAIVNVSQVCAKGMIERGKGGAIVNMSSVASTMALKGHTSYGSSKGAVDMLTKVMCLELGPHKIRVNAVNPTVVWTDMGKASWTDPVKSGPLLSRIPLNKFVEVEDVVNATLFLLSDKSTMVNGTCMLLEGGLSCC, encoded by the exons ATGGAAATATCTTTTCATGGTAAACGTGCCCTGGTGACAGGTGCAGGAAAAG GTATTGGGCGTGAAATTGCAAAGAAATTAGTAGAATGTGGAGCAGAAACTTTTGCCCTCAGCAGGACCCAGGCAGACCTGGACTCATTAAAGTCTGAG GTAACTAGTATGAATATTGTGCAGGCTGATTTACAAGACTGGGATGGTTCCAGGAAAATCCTTGAACAGCTTGGTCCCATTGACCTTCTCGTTAACAACGCTGGAGTGTCATCCCCTGCACCGTTCATGGAGGTTAAAAAGGAGCAACTCGATTT taCCTATGACATTAATGTGAAAGCCATAGTTAATGTATCACAG GTGTGCGCTAAAGGAATGATAGAGAGAGGGAAAGGTGGTGCTATTGTTAATATGTCCAGTGTAGCGTCCACTATGGCATTAAAAGGCCACACAAGTTATGGATCCTCTAAGGGCGCTGTAGACATGCTGACCAAAGTCATGTGTCTGGAACTTGGTCCTCACAAG ATAAGAGTGAATGCTGTGAATCCCACTGTGGTATGGACCGATATGGGGAAGGCGTCATGGACCGATCCAGTTAAGTCTGGTCCCCTGTTGTCAAGGATACCACTGAATAAGTTTGTAG AGGTTGAAGATGTTGTAAATGCCACCTTGTTCCTGCTAAGTGATAAGAGCACCATGGTCAACGGTACCTGTATGTTACTGGAGGGAGGACTGTCCTGTTGTTAG